Proteins encoded together in one Thermophilibacter immobilis window:
- a CDS encoding 4-alpha-glucanotransferase codes for MKARHVTSEKEYRSPFGAVQLGGTVTLGIDVWEDGVVFCTLRVWTDAHGEELVEMHGSNQEDHLRFSATYRPAETGVVWYSFDIEAQDGSVWRYGAREGWTTGEGAFSYAEPPSFQITVFSPRAQQPNWYREGIAYQIFPDRFARGKDWEKRAHRALARPRGAAERVLVEDWDTPPTYARREDASIARWDFYGGTLEGVREHLDYLENLGVSVIYLNPIFEAASNHRYDTADYLRIDPMLGGENDLRTLCVDAAERGMSVILDGVFNHCGADSRYFNRYGTYPEPGAFQSEDSAYRDWFSFNEDGTYASWWGNPDLPDLNEKSSFHDLVCGRNGIVRRWMRAGARGWRLDVADELSDEFIVDIKHAILTERPDAVLIGEVWEDASNKLAYGKLRQYFQGRELDATMNYPLRTGLLAFLRGTTGAPELVACLEQLRENYPRDAFYSALNLLGSHDRERLFTVLGGAPDPDSLSEDERASYRLDEGQVGLAKARLWAAALLQMTLPGVPCVYYGDERGLEGFRDPYNRASFPWGGPRGRADCANSYRNAIALRRTLPVLVDGDFEPFSSGEDVFGFWRRGDHESVCVLVNRSLSEAHTVKVPLVGEAVTDVVSGRAPQVDHGQAEAFLWPLGTAVLSFQNELRLQKPLERGMGVLCHITSVPNDGAPGTLGAPARRFVDWLVACGQRYWQVLPVNPADEFGSPYAGLAAFAGNTDLLEQPAEVTLASLEKIGNDADYLRFCAENEYWLTPYCTFRALKERLGEGPWQGWPARYRHYTPRLAGETRLRAAIEDQRRLQYAFERAWDDLHDYARARGVQIIGDMPMYVSGDSSDVWSEPDLFDLDEQGRTRHQAGAPGDAFAPEGQLWGNPIYRWDIMREQNYGWWLRRFSRALSLYDYVRLDHFIGFSSYWMVPEGVPASEGSYAFGPGVELFEEANRQFGSLPFIAEDLGALTPAVRALVAKTGLPGMDVIQFCDADVRQGYEPPAGAVAYTGTHDNQTLVGFCEKRFDVAGDEAVQLAGSLMQRVVDSGADVAIVALQDVLGLGDEARMNVPGVAEGNWSWHADGAAVEAASSRLRELARRSAR; via the coding sequence TTGAAGGCTCGTCACGTAACCTCCGAGAAAGAGTACCGAAGTCCTTTTGGTGCCGTCCAGCTGGGCGGTACCGTCACGTTGGGCATCGACGTGTGGGAAGACGGGGTCGTCTTCTGCACCCTGCGCGTCTGGACCGACGCCCACGGCGAGGAGCTCGTGGAGATGCACGGCTCCAACCAGGAGGATCACCTGCGCTTCTCGGCGACCTATAGGCCTGCTGAGACGGGCGTGGTGTGGTACAGCTTTGACATCGAGGCCCAGGACGGCTCCGTGTGGCGCTACGGCGCGCGCGAGGGCTGGACCACGGGAGAAGGCGCCTTCTCCTACGCCGAGCCTCCCTCGTTTCAGATCACAGTCTTCTCGCCGCGCGCCCAGCAGCCGAACTGGTACCGCGAGGGCATTGCCTACCAGATCTTCCCCGATCGCTTCGCGCGCGGGAAGGACTGGGAGAAGCGCGCCCACCGTGCGCTTGCCAGGCCGCGCGGGGCCGCCGAGCGGGTCCTGGTCGAGGACTGGGATACCCCGCCCACCTATGCGCGCCGCGAGGACGCGAGCATCGCTCGCTGGGACTTCTATGGAGGGACCCTCGAGGGCGTGCGCGAGCATCTGGACTATCTGGAGAATCTCGGCGTGAGCGTGATCTACCTCAACCCCATCTTTGAGGCGGCGAGCAACCATCGCTATGACACGGCCGACTACCTGCGCATAGACCCCATGCTCGGCGGCGAGAATGACCTGCGCACGCTGTGCGTGGACGCGGCCGAGCGGGGCATGTCCGTCATCTTGGACGGCGTCTTCAACCACTGCGGCGCCGACTCGCGCTACTTCAACCGCTACGGGACCTATCCCGAACCGGGTGCCTTCCAGAGCGAGGACTCCGCGTATCGCGACTGGTTCAGCTTCAACGAGGACGGCACCTACGCGAGCTGGTGGGGCAACCCCGACCTGCCTGACCTCAACGAGAAGAGCTCCTTCCACGATCTCGTGTGCGGCCGCAACGGCATCGTGCGCCGCTGGATGCGCGCGGGTGCGCGCGGCTGGCGCCTTGACGTCGCCGACGAGCTCTCCGACGAGTTCATCGTCGACATCAAGCATGCCATCCTCACCGAGCGTCCCGACGCCGTGCTCATCGGCGAGGTCTGGGAGGACGCCTCCAACAAGCTCGCCTACGGAAAGCTCCGCCAGTACTTCCAGGGCCGGGAGCTGGACGCGACGATGAACTATCCGCTGCGCACGGGGCTTCTCGCCTTTCTGCGGGGCACGACGGGTGCCCCCGAGCTGGTCGCCTGCCTCGAGCAGCTGCGCGAGAACTACCCGCGTGACGCCTTCTACTCGGCGCTCAACCTCCTGGGTAGCCACGACCGGGAGCGTCTGTTCACCGTCTTGGGGGGTGCCCCTGACCCCGACAGCCTCTCGGAGGACGAGCGCGCGAGCTATCGGCTGGACGAGGGACAGGTGGGCCTTGCGAAGGCGCGCCTGTGGGCGGCGGCGCTGCTCCAGATGACGCTACCAGGCGTGCCCTGCGTCTACTACGGTGACGAGCGGGGCCTCGAGGGCTTTCGCGATCCGTACAACCGGGCGAGCTTTCCCTGGGGCGGCCCGCGCGGGCGGGCGGACTGCGCGAACAGCTATCGCAATGCGATCGCGCTGCGCAGGACCCTGCCGGTGCTCGTGGACGGGGACTTCGAGCCCTTCTCCTCGGGTGAGGACGTCTTTGGGTTCTGGCGACGCGGGGACCACGAGAGCGTGTGCGTGCTCGTGAATCGCAGCCTCTCCGAGGCCCACACGGTCAAGGTTCCCCTGGTGGGAGAGGCGGTCACGGACGTGGTCTCGGGGCGGGCACCGCAGGTGGACCACGGGCAGGCCGAGGCCTTCCTATGGCCGCTTGGCACGGCGGTCCTCTCCTTCCAGAACGAGCTTCGTCTCCAGAAGCCGCTGGAGCGGGGGATGGGGGTGCTGTGCCACATCACGTCGGTTCCCAACGATGGGGCTCCGGGCACGCTCGGCGCGCCCGCGCGGCGCTTCGTCGACTGGCTCGTTGCGTGCGGGCAGAGGTACTGGCAGGTCCTGCCCGTGAACCCGGCCGACGAGTTTGGGTCGCCGTATGCGGGCCTCGCCGCGTTTGCGGGCAACACTGACCTGCTCGAGCAGCCGGCCGAGGTCACGCTCGCCTCTCTGGAGAAGATTGGCAACGACGCTGACTACCTGAGGTTCTGTGCCGAGAACGAGTACTGGCTTACGCCGTACTGCACGTTTCGTGCGCTCAAGGAGCGCTTGGGCGAGGGGCCCTGGCAGGGCTGGCCCGCGCGCTACCGCCACTACACCCCCAGGCTGGCCGGCGAGACGCGCCTGCGCGCTGCGATCGAGGACCAGCGCCGGCTGCAGTACGCGTTCGAGCGCGCCTGGGATGACCTGCACGACTACGCACGCGCACGTGGGGTGCAGATCATCGGCGACATGCCGATGTACGTCTCGGGGGACTCGTCGGACGTCTGGAGCGAGCCGGACCTCTTCGACCTGGACGAGCAGGGGCGCACGCGGCATCAGGCGGGCGCGCCCGGTGACGCCTTTGCGCCCGAGGGCCAGCTCTGGGGCAACCCTATCTATCGCTGGGACATCATGCGCGAGCAAAACTACGGCTGGTGGCTCAGGCGCTTCAGTCGCGCGCTCTCGCTCTACGACTACGTGCGGCTTGATCACTTCATTGGCTTCTCGTCGTATTGGATGGTGCCCGAGGGAGTGCCTGCGAGCGAGGGCTCGTATGCGTTTGGGCCGGGGGTCGAGCTCTTCGAGGAGGCGAACAGACAGTTTGGTTCGCTGCCGTTCATAGCGGAGGACCTGGGGGCGCTCACACCCGCCGTGCGCGCTCTCGTGGCCAAGACGGGCCTTCCCGGCATGGACGTCATCCAGTTCTGCGACGCTGACGTGCGCCAAGGGTACGAGCCGCCCGCCGGTGCGGTGGCCTATACGGGCACGCACGACAATCAGACCCTCGTGGGCTTCTGCGAGAAGCGCTTTGACGTTGCGGGAGACGAGGCCGTCCAGCTGGCCGGATCCCTCATGCAGCGCGTGGTTGACTCCGGGGCCGACGTGGCGATCGTGGCCCTCCAGGACGTGCTCGGTCTGGGCGACGAGGCGCGCATGAACGTGCCGGGCGTGGCCGAGGGTAACTGGAGCTGGCACGCGGATGGCGCGGCCGTGGAGGCTGCGAGCTCGCGCCTGCGCGAGCTCGCCAGGCGGAGCGCGCGCTAG
- a CDS encoding glycoside hydrolase family 3 N-terminal domain-containing protein: MAAGLGLAPLPAFAEGAQGSGNTDVEAVLAGMSRRQKIAQKLMPDFRKWAQDGTVADFTVMNAEVAGIVDKYDFSGVILFANNVKETEQTLRLCRGLQDAVVGNASGNSFGDVPLLLTIDQEGGIVYRLGSGTGLPGNMAVGATRSVEDARDCGEVIGRELSALGINVNFAPVLDVNSNPNNPVIGLRSIGSKPELVSELGVPMMQGVQAHNVAVSAKHFPGHGDAGTDSHTGLPRIEKTQEELEAVDFAPFKAAIKAGADMLMTAHIQYPKVETGTATSTNPDTGEIELPATLSHIFMTDILRTEMGFTGVSVTDALNMMAIASNFDYIDAVRRTFLAGVDIALMPLSLTSSDDLPRLDALIDTLEQDSSITDAYLDESVRRILALKKKRGILDYASTAGDIDAALSETLATVGSAENRSVEREVSADAVTVVKNEGGVLPLCPSSGDHVLLVAAYQNERPGMELAMRRLIAEGKIPEDVTYKSIDYAETYGDPALALEAILPEVSEATQVVVISEVGRTSNLNPQLKSVYSTYIPTQIAIKANEAKVPVAIMSISLPYDCAVYEDAPAVAAVFGNMGMDPTEALAPATAFGPNIPAGIEVLMGGHGAQGKLPVDLYDAVVDDNGAHFNIESIAYPFGFGLEYDPCGEKTTVDTTALAATVKDIEDNVVPKKDTFTAESFAALQSALDAAKAVLDDPDATQEQVDQALKELTDARGALVTAGGSPEPGTNPHPTPDTDANDKKTPKGKVPNTGDPSPLAALAAAAVAGAAAIGAGRAIGANDAKDDGE, encoded by the coding sequence GTGGCGGCAGGCTTGGGCCTGGCGCCCCTTCCCGCCTTTGCTGAGGGCGCCCAGGGTTCCGGCAACACAGACGTCGAAGCCGTACTCGCCGGAATGAGCCGCCGCCAGAAGATAGCGCAGAAGCTCATGCCCGACTTCAGGAAGTGGGCTCAGGACGGCACGGTGGCTGACTTCACCGTAATGAACGCTGAGGTCGCAGGCATTGTAGACAAATATGACTTTAGCGGCGTCATCCTGTTCGCCAACAATGTCAAAGAAACCGAGCAGACCCTGCGGCTGTGCAGGGGTCTGCAGGACGCCGTCGTGGGCAATGCAAGTGGCAATTCCTTCGGAGACGTCCCCCTGCTCCTCACCATTGACCAGGAGGGCGGAATCGTATACCGCCTGGGCAGTGGCACGGGCCTGCCCGGAAACATGGCCGTGGGGGCCACGCGCAGCGTCGAGGACGCGCGGGACTGTGGGGAGGTAATAGGTCGGGAGCTCTCGGCCCTGGGCATCAACGTCAACTTCGCGCCGGTGCTCGACGTCAACAGCAATCCCAATAACCCCGTGATCGGCTTGCGCTCGATAGGTAGCAAGCCTGAGCTCGTCTCCGAGCTGGGCGTCCCCATGATGCAGGGCGTGCAAGCCCATAACGTGGCCGTTTCTGCAAAGCACTTCCCCGGTCACGGAGACGCTGGGACCGACTCTCACACGGGCCTTCCCCGCATCGAGAAGACCCAGGAGGAGCTGGAGGCCGTCGACTTCGCACCGTTCAAGGCGGCTATTAAGGCGGGCGCGGACATGCTCATGACCGCCCACATCCAGTATCCCAAGGTCGAGACCGGGACGGCAACCTCAACCAATCCCGATACGGGCGAAATCGAGCTCCCCGCCACCTTGTCCCACATCTTCATGACCGACATCCTCCGCACCGAGATGGGCTTCACGGGCGTCTCAGTCACGGACGCCCTGAATATGATGGCCATCGCCAGCAACTTCGACTACATCGACGCCGTGAGGCGCACCTTCCTGGCGGGTGTCGACATAGCGCTCATGCCCCTGTCTCTGACCTCATCCGATGACCTGCCCCGACTCGACGCGCTCATCGACACGCTTGAGCAGGACAGCTCAATCACCGACGCCTACCTCGACGAGTCCGTCAGGCGCATTCTCGCGCTCAAGAAGAAGCGCGGCATCCTGGACTACGCCTCCACGGCAGGAGACATCGACGCGGCCCTCTCGGAGACGCTTGCCACCGTGGGCAGCGCCGAGAACCGCTCCGTCGAGCGCGAGGTCTCTGCTGACGCCGTCACCGTGGTCAAGAACGAGGGGGGCGTCCTGCCGCTGTGCCCCTCCTCCGGAGACCACGTCCTTCTTGTCGCGGCATACCAAAACGAGAGGCCCGGGATGGAGCTGGCAATGCGCCGCCTCATCGCCGAGGGAAAGATTCCCGAAGACGTCACCTACAAGTCCATAGACTACGCCGAGACCTATGGCGATCCCGCGCTTGCCCTCGAGGCCATTCTCCCCGAGGTGTCCGAGGCCACCCAGGTCGTAGTGATCTCCGAGGTTGGCAGGACGTCCAACCTCAATCCTCAGCTGAAGAGTGTTTACAGCACCTACATTCCGACCCAGATCGCGATCAAGGCGAACGAGGCCAAAGTCCCCGTAGCAATCATGAGCATCTCTCTGCCGTACGACTGCGCGGTCTATGAGGATGCCCCGGCCGTGGCCGCCGTGTTTGGCAACATGGGCATGGATCCCACGGAAGCGCTGGCTCCCGCGACTGCCTTTGGCCCCAACATCCCTGCGGGGATCGAGGTCCTCATGGGCGGGCACGGGGCACAGGGCAAGCTCCCGGTCGACCTCTACGATGCCGTGGTGGATGACAACGGTGCTCACTTTAATATCGAGTCGATCGCGTATCCCTTTGGGTTTGGGCTCGAGTACGACCCCTGCGGAGAAAAGACCACCGTGGACACCACGGCGCTCGCGGCTACCGTCAAGGACATCGAGGACAACGTCGTTCCCAAGAAGGACACCTTCACCGCCGAGAGCTTCGCCGCGCTGCAAAGCGCCCTCGACGCCGCGAAGGCAGTCCTGGACGATCCCGATGCCACGCAAGAGCAGGTTGACCAGGCGCTGAAGGAGCTCACCGACGCGCGCGGCGCCCTCGTGACGGCTGGTGGTTCTCCGGAACCGGGCACGAATCCCCATCCCACGCCGGACACGGATGCAAACGACAAGAAGACCCCCAAGGGCAAGGTCCCCAACACGGGCGACCCCAGCCCCCTTGCCGCTCTCGCCGCCGCTGCGGTCGCTGGTGCCGCAGCCATTGGCGCAGGTCGCGCGATTGGTGCGAATGACGCAAAGGACGACGGCGAGTAG
- the mfd gene encoding transcription-repair coupling factor: MLINRVSRQLLSAPELEPLLRELGAGHDATLAVAQSARPLVVASLWARDPQPCLLVVSGEEAAGRTARALAAWLGQDVVARYPERRDRPWAEAAPDDAAIGARCQAVSRLASGEKCLVVASAHALLRRVPPKGSGYFASSTFSVADEVPFDEVPALLVGMGYADAGEVDAPGTFHVHGDAVDVFPAQATSPVRIEFFGDEIDRVRRMVSSTGQTIGELESVTVAPCREMALTDQTVAHAERALFNRARDNAKVAADLELIRQRAAQPALERYLPELYGSTASPLDHICPETLVVLAEPRALFDDCARAMDEVQVAASAAHISLEGLYTAPRDLDFGRQQRLSLASILRAGTAAATAELPVRQPQIAGSDVKLLGRARQLVADRAAVIFAVPDRAAREALELRFTDELIPVVESLGAAPENRDPEPVPLDRGRVTFVDAPVPAGIVIPTAQLAVFSVSDLTARTAKSHRRARRVDPTSVTFPFKPGDYVVHATHGIALFSQIVRQEVGGKERDYFLLEYAGGDKLFVPLEQVDRITRYVGPDGSSPRLTRLNTADWSRATGKARKSAKKLAFDLVDLYTRRSSVAGYAFAPDTPVQQEMEASFPYELTLDQANAIVDIKADMETRRPMDRLLCGDVGFGKTEVALRAAFKCCQDSKQVMVLCPTTILAQQHFETFFSRFAPFDLKVAVLSRFVTPAQQRRALEGFADGSVDVLIGTHRLLSADVNPYDLGLVVIDEEQRFGVQHKEQLKNMREQVDVLTLSATPIPRTMQMAMSGVRDMSLIMTPPPGRLPVKVKVGEYDSDVVSAAIREELGRKGQVYYVSNRVTTIEDAVERVVEAAPEARVGVAHGKMSAREVEDAMLRFSEHEIDVLVATTIIESGIDNPHTNTLIIEDSQRLGLAQLYQLKGRVGRGRTQAFAYLMFPAELPLTPEATDRLTAINEYQDLGSGMKIAMRDLEIRGAGSLMGAEQHGNLSSVGFDLFTQMLGEAVSEARGETREVEQAEVTINLPADFFLAEEYLPDVDKRVLAYRRLAAAVDLAEVDALQRECEEGFGALPLAGRNLFDRARVRIRAQRLGCTSVSLTNGRLIYQRVEVARPVALKLKGRGALVYPKTKKVAYPFHRGVEEVMPAALGVLEEIGGDDEVDA, from the coding sequence ATGCTCATCAACCGCGTTTCTCGTCAGCTCCTGTCCGCGCCGGAGCTGGAGCCGCTGCTTCGCGAGCTCGGCGCGGGCCACGACGCCACGCTCGCCGTGGCTCAGAGCGCCCGCCCCCTGGTGGTCGCCTCCCTCTGGGCGCGCGACCCCCAGCCCTGCCTGCTCGTGGTCTCCGGCGAAGAGGCCGCAGGCCGCACGGCTCGCGCGCTTGCGGCATGGCTGGGTCAGGACGTGGTGGCTCGCTATCCCGAGCGACGCGACCGCCCCTGGGCCGAGGCCGCCCCGGACGATGCGGCCATCGGGGCTCGCTGCCAAGCCGTTTCTCGCCTCGCGTCTGGCGAGAAGTGCCTCGTGGTGGCGAGCGCCCACGCGCTCCTGCGCCGCGTGCCGCCCAAGGGCTCGGGCTACTTCGCGTCGAGCACCTTCTCCGTGGCCGACGAGGTTCCCTTTGACGAGGTCCCGGCCCTGCTCGTGGGCATGGGCTACGCCGACGCGGGTGAGGTGGACGCCCCGGGCACCTTCCACGTGCACGGCGACGCCGTCGACGTCTTTCCCGCCCAGGCCACCTCTCCGGTGCGCATTGAGTTCTTTGGCGACGAGATCGACCGCGTGCGCCGCATGGTCTCCTCGACGGGTCAGACCATAGGCGAGCTCGAGTCAGTGACCGTCGCTCCCTGTCGCGAGATGGCCCTCACGGACCAGACCGTGGCCCACGCCGAGCGCGCCCTGTTCAACCGAGCCCGCGACAACGCTAAGGTGGCTGCCGATCTGGAGCTCATTCGTCAGCGTGCAGCACAGCCGGCGCTCGAGCGCTATCTTCCGGAACTCTATGGCTCCACAGCCTCGCCGCTTGACCATATCTGCCCCGAGACTCTCGTGGTTCTCGCCGAGCCCCGCGCTCTCTTTGACGACTGCGCCCGCGCCATGGACGAGGTCCAGGTGGCTGCTAGCGCCGCGCACATCTCGCTCGAGGGTCTCTACACGGCACCGCGTGACCTCGACTTTGGACGCCAGCAGCGCCTGTCCCTCGCGTCCATCCTGCGCGCGGGGACCGCCGCCGCCACGGCCGAGCTCCCGGTACGTCAGCCGCAGATCGCGGGCTCAGACGTCAAGCTCCTGGGTCGCGCCCGTCAGCTCGTGGCCGACCGGGCGGCAGTGATCTTTGCCGTGCCGGATCGGGCGGCACGTGAGGCCCTTGAGCTGCGCTTTACCGACGAGCTCATCCCCGTGGTCGAGTCTTTGGGCGCGGCCCCCGAGAACCGCGACCCTGAGCCCGTGCCCCTGGATCGTGGGCGCGTGACGTTCGTGGACGCACCGGTTCCCGCTGGCATCGTGATTCCCACGGCGCAGCTCGCGGTCTTCTCGGTCTCGGATCTCACCGCGCGCACGGCCAAGTCGCATCGCCGCGCGCGGCGCGTGGACCCCACGAGCGTGACCTTCCCGTTCAAACCCGGCGACTACGTGGTCCACGCCACGCACGGCATCGCGCTGTTCTCCCAGATCGTGCGCCAGGAGGTGGGTGGCAAGGAGCGCGACTACTTCCTTTTGGAGTACGCCGGCGGCGACAAGCTCTTTGTGCCGCTCGAGCAGGTGGACCGCATCACGCGCTACGTGGGGCCGGACGGCAGCAGCCCGCGCCTCACGCGCCTCAACACCGCGGACTGGTCGCGCGCCACGGGCAAGGCCCGCAAGAGTGCCAAGAAGCTTGCCTTTGACCTGGTCGACCTCTATACGCGCCGCTCCTCGGTGGCGGGCTACGCGTTTGCCCCGGACACGCCGGTGCAGCAGGAGATGGAGGCGAGCTTCCCCTACGAGCTCACGCTCGATCAGGCCAACGCGATCGTGGACATCAAGGCCGACATGGAGACGCGACGCCCCATGGATCGCCTGCTCTGCGGCGACGTGGGCTTTGGCAAGACCGAGGTGGCCCTGCGCGCGGCGTTCAAGTGCTGTCAGGATTCCAAACAGGTCATGGTCCTGTGCCCCACGACGATTCTGGCGCAGCAGCACTTCGAGACGTTCTTCTCGCGGTTTGCGCCGTTTGACCTCAAGGTGGCGGTGCTGTCGCGCTTTGTGACGCCGGCGCAGCAGCGTCGCGCGCTCGAGGGGTTCGCGGACGGCTCGGTGGACGTGCTCATTGGCACGCACCGGCTGCTCTCCGCCGACGTTAATCCTTATGACCTGGGCCTTGTGGTGATTGACGAGGAGCAGCGCTTTGGCGTCCAGCACAAGGAGCAGCTCAAGAACATGCGCGAGCAGGTCGACGTGCTCACGCTTTCCGCCACGCCCATTCCGCGCACCATGCAGATGGCCATGAGCGGCGTGCGCGACATGAGCCTCATCATGACGCCTCCTCCCGGGCGCCTGCCGGTCAAGGTGAAGGTGGGGGAGTACGACTCCGACGTGGTCTCGGCCGCCATTCGCGAGGAGCTTGGTCGCAAGGGGCAGGTCTACTACGTCTCCAATCGCGTGACCACGATCGAGGACGCGGTCGAGCGCGTGGTCGAGGCGGCACCTGAGGCTCGCGTGGGGGTGGCGCACGGTAAGATGAGCGCACGCGAGGTGGAAGATGCCATGCTGCGCTTCTCGGAGCACGAGATCGACGTGCTCGTGGCCACGACGATCATCGAGAGCGGCATCGACAACCCGCACACCAACACGCTTATCATCGAGGACTCGCAGCGCCTGGGCCTGGCCCAGCTCTACCAGCTCAAGGGGCGCGTGGGGCGCGGACGAACGCAGGCCTTCGCCTACCTCATGTTCCCGGCCGAGCTGCCCCTCACGCCCGAGGCCACCGACCGCCTCACGGCCATCAACGAGTACCAGGACCTGGGCAGCGGCATGAAGATTGCCATGCGCGACCTGGAGATTCGCGGCGCGGGCTCGCTCATGGGGGCCGAGCAGCACGGTAACCTCTCCAGCGTGGGCTTCGACCTCTTCACGCAGATGCTCGGCGAGGCCGTGAGCGAGGCGCGCGGCGAGACGCGCGAGGTGGAGCAGGCCGAGGTCACCATCAACCTGCCCGCCGACTTCTTCCTGGCTGAGGAGTACCTACCTGACGTGGACAAGCGCGTGCTCGCGTATCGGCGTCTGGCCGCGGCCGTTGACCTGGCCGAGGTGGACGCGCTTCAGCGGGAGTGTGAGGAGGGCTTCGGCGCGCTGCCGCTTGCCGGCCGCAACCTCTTCGACCGCGCGCGTGTGCGGATCCGCGCTCAGCGCCTGGGATGCACGTCGGTTTCGCTCACTAACGGCAGGCTCATCTACCAGAGGGTCGAGGTGGCGCGCCCCGTGGCGCTCAAGCTCAAGGGGCGCGGGGCCCTGGTGTATCCCAAGACCAAGAAGGTGGCCTATCCATTCCATCGAGGTGTGGAGGAGGTCATGCCGGCGGCGCTGGGCGTGCTCGAGGAGATTGGCGGCGACGACGAGGTCGATGCATAA
- a CDS encoding PTS sugar transporter subunit IIA, whose protein sequence is MAVGSRPIPWSSQSVSLILLIGINEDSRREFKLLFDVLFRVLRSRANVRQLIRADSYETMVGLLESMVIKASSA, encoded by the coding sequence GTGGCAGTGGGCAGCAGGCCCATACCGTGGAGTTCCCAGAGTGTCTCGCTCATTCTCCTCATCGGAATCAACGAGGACAGCCGCAGGGAGTTCAAGCTTCTCTTCGACGTCCTCTTTAGGGTGCTCCGCAGTAGGGCAAACGTGCGGCAGCTTATTCGCGCCGATTCCTACGAGACCATGGTCGGGCTCCTTGAGTCCATGGTCATCAAGGCCTCGAGCGCCTAG
- a CDS encoding PTS mannose/fructose/sorbose/N-acetylgalactosamine transporter subunit IIC, producing MNQLYAAVVVGLVGVICIMDSRLLGRLSVERPLIGATMVGIVLGDIPTALAAGATLELMSIGLINVGASMIPDMNMGSIVATAFVILTGAGPEAALTIAVPVAMLGQALGLAIRMVLSAFSTRTDALIDEGKFTQALHLHIIWGNILYALMYFVPIFLAIYIGTDFVQQLVNAIPAWVTSGLSLAGNMLTALGMALLLTIMLTKSMTIFFLLGFFGAAFLGLNVTAMAIFAVLIGLLLMGLKFRDGGATRAAAQDLDQYDPLEDDE from the coding sequence ATGAACCAGCTCTATGCTGCTGTTGTTGTTGGCTTAGTAGGCGTCATCTGCATTATGGATTCCCGCTTACTTGGGCGTTTGAGTGTCGAACGTCCTCTTATCGGGGCGACGATGGTTGGTATCGTACTTGGAGACATTCCTACCGCACTTGCGGCGGGGGCTACGCTCGAGCTCATGAGCATTGGGCTTATTAACGTGGGCGCATCGATGATTCCCGATATGAATATGGGCTCTATAGTGGCAACTGCTTTTGTCATTCTAACGGGAGCGGGCCCAGAAGCTGCTCTGACAATTGCGGTGCCTGTTGCCATGCTTGGGCAAGCTCTTGGTCTTGCCATACGAATGGTCCTCTCTGCGTTCAGCACGAGGACCGACGCCCTAATTGACGAGGGTAAGTTCACGCAGGCCCTTCATCTGCACATAATCTGGGGCAATATACTTTATGCTCTTATGTATTTCGTTCCCATCTTCCTCGCTATTTACATAGGGACTGATTTTGTCCAACAGCTTGTCAACGCAATTCCCGCATGGGTTACCAGTGGTCTATCCCTTGCAGGCAACATGCTCACAGCCCTCGGCATGGCTTTGCTTCTTACCATCATGCTGACGAAGAGCATGACCATATTTTTCCTGTTGGGGTTCTTTGGTGCAGCATTCCTAGGACTCAACGTGACAGCTATGGCTATTTTTGCCGTGTTGATTGGACTGCTTCTAATGGGGCTGAAATTCCGTGATGGGGGTGCCACCAGAGCTGCGGCACAAGACTTAGACCAGTATGACCCCCTTGAGGATGACGAGTAG